The genomic region GCAGAGGTCACTAGTTTGTCTATGGAAAGGGCCAAGTTTTATAGGGATAGGAAGATGTCGAATGTGGTAGCCAAGAAATTTCCCAAAGGTGACAAATAAGGAAATAAATTGGCCAAGGTTTCAAAAAGTAGCTACGATATGGGTAATATCAAAACCATCTGGCGCTTTGTTCTCACtattattatgaaatatattaccctAAATGGTAGGTAAACTAGGGCTTTTGAGCATCACTTTGTTCTATTGAACCATTTTTGGCATAAGGTGcgaatttcctttccttttttttttgcaagCCTCTATTATGCTAGCATTAAAGATCATAGGAAGAACAAGAAAAACCCAGTTCTTCATGGGGGCTTTTGTTATAAAATTTTTAACATTTAAAATCACAACCCTCTCCTTCATCCAGAATCTCAAGTTCCTCTTATGATACTGAGGAGGAAGAGTCTGAGAGTCAATCCTCCTCCGAGGAGGAGTGGAATATTGATTTGGACAATTCTAACTCTAAGTCGAAAGTGAAAAAGAAGTTTGGTGGCCAAAGAGCTAAGAGGAGTACAGATTCCCCTATTTCTGCTACCGATTCTAAGTCTGGGCCTTCTTTTTATGTCATGTTGAATAAGTTGGTGCATATTACAATAAGACTGAGAGAACTCATTTTCCCAAGGATCTCAATACTTATCTCAATCTTGATAGAGAAAACCCAGACGATGTTCTTTCTATTGTTCATGATTTTACAGTTGATTGCTTTAGAATGCAAAAATGGGTCTTCAATGAAATCAAAGAGATTAATTTCAAGCTTTGTGTTGTTAATAGTAAGCGGGACAATCATTGTGTTGAATAGTGGAGCATTGAACAGAGAAAACATATTGTGGAATCAATACTTGAGAGATTGTGAGCACTATCAATGATATCAAGAAAGACTATGACAATGGGATTTTAAATCTCAAAGAGAAACTTACAAAGGATTACGATGGCAGACTAAAACAGCTGAAGAATAAGTTCTagaaaatcaatgacaaccttatatCCCTGGTGACCTACAACCATAAAGTGGTCAAGAGCTCAACGCAAAGTATCAATACTATGGTGGGGAAACCTGAAGGCCTACAGCATGACGGGATGATGGTTGATGTGGAGTCATTTGACAAGACACATGATGAGTACATGGGTCCTTCCAAAAGGAATAGAACCAACCTAAAAAAGAAAGCTACCAACTAGGACATATAGGATGTGAAAAAAAATTACCCTCAACATGACTCAGTTGGAAGTTGTGGTAGCAGAGGCTCTCAATAATTTGaattaggctcttcttttttggtTGTCTTGTtccttgtttttggttttttgttggttttttgttgTCTTCTAGCTACTTGTTCTAATTTGCCTATATCTTTAAGCAAGAATTTGTAAAAATGGTtccaagtcccttcaaaacctattttttccttaataaaaaatagatAGAAGAGACAAAGACCAACTGAATTggttttttgtagaagtttaagaGACCTCTCAAGACCAGGGCACTACAGAGGGACCAAGGTGCTCATGGAGGACTGGGGAAAAAAATTGCCCAATCTTTCGATAGTGGATCTTGTGTGTCTACCTGATCTGATAAACATCTTGTTTTCCATCCAGAAGTTACAGGACCAAGACCCTAGACATGATAATTCAGCCCAAATTTTCAACTACAGGTTCTAATTCactttccttctctaatctctgtCTATAGCTATATCTGAAATCTAAAATTTTCTATTATCACTTTTTTGATTCAATTATTCATTATAGATTTGACATTCAATTTATATCCTTTCAGTTTCATTTTTAACTCAAACAAAAAGGAAATAGGACTCCAATTAGCATTTAAACCTCTTCCTAAcaaaattgaggttggatctattgagttcatccTCCTTGTATTGTAATGTGTGTGAAATTTAGGTtattcctagtttacaaaacataacttgtgaaaccctaatttttcatccaTTACATCGTAAAATTAATAATTCATCATTTGCAAGTTGTTATTGACAAATCCACCTACCTAGGAGAAAATCTATCAACACGAGGGAAATTCCACTGACCCATGACCTACATGCTAGGAAAAcactaaaaaaatagaaaagatcAAAAGAGAGTTGTGAAGTGGGTCCCGACGTGCCAAAATGTGTGGAACAAAATATGAGTTCAAAAAGAGTGTTATCAATAAAGGAAAACACTCAAACAcacaaattgaaacatcaagatAGGATGAAAGAAGACTAAATAAAAACATAATGCAAATTGAATGTAGCACAAAGTAGTCTCATTGATGCAACGATTTTTCCTTCAATATTGGATCAAGGATGTGTGCTCACTCAAGATTTTGATAGCATAACAATGCTCAAATGTAAAATGGGTGAGATACGTAAAAATGATTAAGGGTTGGGTGTATAATATTTGGATGAGATTGGATGAATGGTTGAGATTAATTGATTAAGATCAAGGGTTGAGGATTGATGAGAGGAATAAATGGATTAAAAATTCATTTTGGGGTACTTGAGGGGACAATCCCATGTGTTTGGTGTGATGGGAGGAGTTGACTTCACTTAATCAAAGATTAAGTGTGTGCACATGACAAGTGGAATGGATTAGGTggagattaggattaggattaggggcAAGTGGAaaatttaggagaatgcaagtgaatgagggtaaataggatttttgaattaattttaatttgaaattggAGGAAAGGGGGGatggagaatttaattaaataaatgtagaatatttatttaattagattgatgAAGGTCTTACATATAGTGttgaataggtaaattaattaaattaattacctTAGGAAATAGAGTAGAAAATGGAGGAATaaagatgattaattaaataataatgaactatttaattaatagaaatagCTAGAATAAatgaataatataaataaattgatcAAATACAAGtgattaattttagatgtctacaacaacTTACTAATCTAATGACATGCAagggtttaaaattaatttaaattttcttttttttttaattttcaaatatgtactTTGAAAGTAGTCCTTACATCATGAGGTGATGTTCTACTAAAATCGCATATCCAATGAAAAATAAGTGTCTCAACAATGATATCTTTCAATACCttgaaatttaataaataaatatgctTTCTATATATAAAACTAAGTAATTGCACTAGCTAAGTCAAGGGCCATGATTGATAGAGAGATATCATTGTGGAGGAGCtatattattcttattattattattacaattttctttcattcttttttATTGAAAGggttaatttttaaaatcacttattatgtaatttgataaataaaatagtaaataaatatatacttaactaaataaaaatataaattagtaaataatattttaaaaataattatccttttaaattttaaataacattttttgtcacattaattatttaatattttattaaaaggtTATTTTATttctcaataataaataaatataaaaaattgtattacaaattaaattttttttttaaaaaattttatcaatgatttttattttttcatatgattaccatctttaatatttatttaaaaatttcaaCTATATTTTACTTGTGAAATGTAGTTTTATTTACTTAAGAGTTATTTTATAGTTAGTATATTACTTTAAAGttggttttatttaattttattgactTAACAACTATTTTATGATTTTTGTTATGTTCACATCTCATTCAGCCCTTCATTAAATTGGAGAATTAGATCAAGAAGAATAGATTGGCTAAGCCAGctttatgttttaatttttattattttttatgtcagctctataaaaaaatttaaatacatttTTGTTAACATGCTCACATCTCACCCTTGCTCCACACAATAAAAATAAACAACATTAAATTGTGCAATTAAATCAAGAAGAATAGATTGGCTCAACCAGCTTTGCATTTAAAAGAAATGAAAAATGCATACCTGGGTCTTGGGACTGACAGAATGACATGGAGTTTTGACAGAATGGGGAGAGTTTCAAAGCATCTCTACATTAATGATAAGTACAAAGGTGGCAGATCAACCTGGCTTGCTTAGCCAGTAATAGATATGTGATCGTGGGTGGAGAGTATCGAGGCTGGGTGGCCAATATATTTACAGAGTTTTTGTAATTTTAACTATGAGAAGGTCGGCTATGGTAACTTGCCGTTCACACACACCACAATAATATTAGAAAGTCGGCCTGCTAAGCAACCCTTCATACTGACTACAATGAAGCTATTAGTCAAGGTTTTGTTTTAGTTTTCACAAATACAGGCGAAGACAATCTACTTTGGAACTAGAGAAACCCAAATAAGCGCCCAATCCCATATGGGCAAGCTGTTAATCCAGGCGAGCCTCTACAAAAAGGTCACAAAATTTAGAAACACGGCCATCAATGGTCAAAGCTAGGCACATCAGCTGCTCACAAACTGAGGTTTAAGAAAGCATAGGTGGTCTGAGGAAGGATTGGAATCCTCATGACACAACAATATGGCTACAGGTACAATGTGTTCTGATATCTCTCTCTACAttatgctctgatatctctataTACAATGTGTATGTCCTTGATGAAGAATGTATATATGCAGTGTGTGCGCCTGCATGTGCATGTGTTGGTAGTTCCAAATACAATTACAGTAGCTCAGTAATACAGCATTCATCATAGCATAGCATTGGATGTGTTCAGAGTAATAATATGAAAATAATAGTAAACATTATGTTTTCACATTCCATGAGAATCTATGAAAAAATGGCAGATTAATTTATTTCACTTTCAATCATGTTCTGTGATTCATTGTCAAGATGATAAAAAGATGATAAACAAATGTAGAATAATGATTTTACAATGGGATGTAAAGCTTGATACAAAATTTTACACTCTGCAATTCATTATCAAGATGATAAACAAATGAGAAATAATAATATTTGAAAAATGTTCAAATAAGAAAACAATTTTTATATTTAGTATTgaaaaagctttaatatcatgGCTCTTAATGGCTCAATCTTATTTCTGTTACATTTATTCTGGTCATCAGGTGATTATATGAATTTTAACAGCGAACAAGACGGGCCATATTTGGAGACTCGGAGAAGAAGCAGTTAGGCAGCTAGCATGGAGTTTAATTGGAATAACCCTAGCAAACAAGAGGAAATAGAGAAGCTTATTCAAGAGCAAAGCATTCCATCTTCCATGGCATTTGATTCAAATTGGTATAATCCAGGCATACAATTGGACAACATCTTTCCAGAATTAGTTTACGCCAACCGCATAAACCAGGTATGAAGAACTGAGATCACACCTAGTAATCTTCAATAATATTGTACTTGATGTTCTACCAGCTGCATCCATTTCATGAATGTTTTAATAGTAATTGGGTAAATGAAAACAAACAGGAGACGTTTGCAGACAAAATAAATCAAGTGCAAAACTGTCATACATGGGGATGGCTGAATGAAAACAAACAGGAGATGTTTGCAGACAAAATAAATCAAGTGCAAAACTGTCATACTTGGGGTTCAACCTATTTGGATGGAGGTCAAAATTTCCACAACTTGAACACACACGGAAACAACCAATTACAAGAGTCTTATTTCCAGAAGGGCTTGTTCAACAGGGACAGTGACCCTAACCCTATTTCAGATATGACAAGGTTACATGTGGAGGCATTTTCTAACCAAAACATTCAAGATATTTCTCACCATTCAGGTAGAGGTCATAATGTAGAGAGCTTTAGGAAACCTACCTTTCAATTTCCCCAGTATACAGATAGCACTCTACCTTCAGTTACATGGCCAGAGGTGCAGCCATTTTCGCACAAAAGTATCCAATCTCAACCATGTCCACAGCCTTCAGGCAGCGGTCTAGATATGGAGGACTTTTCCCGGACTTCTTCTACATGGACAAAGGTGGAGACCTTTTCCATTAATGGCATTCCCTACCAACATTGTCCAGATATCTCTAGTGCAGGTGGTAATATGGAAGCTTTGTCCAACATAACCACTCAAGCTCAAAAATTCCAAGATATCTCACGGTCTTCAGGTGGGGTTCCAGATATGGAACCCTGTTCCAACACTACCATTCCATTTCAACAATGCCCACATATAGCACATTCTTCAGGTGGGGTTCCAGATATGGAACCCTGTTCCAACAATACCATTCCATTTCAACAATGCCCACATATAGCACATTCTTCAGGTGAAGCTCCAGATATGCAATTATTTTTCAACAGTAGATTTCAGACACAAAGCTCTGTTTCTTCTGGTACAACAAATTTGGATCCAAACCAACAATGCCTTGACATTGAAAGAAATGCGAGCATACGTTCCAAGGAAAACAATAAACCTGCGATGGAATCTTCAAAACCCAAGCAGTCTAGGATCAGATGGAGTTTGAATGAGACCAATGATCTTGTCGAGTACAGGACAGAAATAGATGAAATGTTCAAGTGTGGCAAATGGTCACAAGAACATCTTTGGGACAAGATAGCTTCCAAATTGAATTCCAAATACACATTTCGCCATAATGGTTTAAGAGGCAAAGCGTGTTTTAAAAAGTGGAGCAAACTTCTGCAGGAGGTCAAGAGACTGAAGAAGGAAGGGCAAACAATGGAAGGTTATATGAAGGGTGTGGAATGCTTTGATGGGAATTCCAATCACAACCCAAATGAGCTAGCATGGATTTTGGAGGAGACCTTAAATCTTGTACTGTGCAGAAAAGAAATGGAtgcaaaattcaagatattcaaggacaATTATGCAGGTCTCTGGGAAGAAATTTCTCGCAGATTGAAATTCAATCAAAACTGTGATAAGACCCCAAGTTCCTGTTCAGAGAAATGGGATAGAATACTTGAGGAATACAGTGCAAGCAAGAGTAAGGGCGAGCCAATTCAAGGATACTTGAGGATTGTGGAAACCATTTTGGAAAAAGATAGGAGTGTCATTATAAATTTTGGGACTGCAAACAGGAAAGTTTTTATTTATGAAACAGCAACAACTGAGAGTATCAAGCAAGCCATCAAATGGACATTTGGATTAGAAACATCTTTCTGGTTGGAAGATGAGGAAGGAATTGTTCAGCCAGTACACAGTGGTATGCCTTTGAATAAAGTCTACAGCATTTGCCTTTCAAGAAGACCGTGGAATTAAGATCTTTATTCTCAGTCAATGGTTTAGATATGTTTGTTTCACTAAATGATGTTTTTCTATAGTTACTTATAAATCTGAGAATGACTACTTGTTATATTCATCATAATTGTCAAACATTATAGTTATCATGTATTGTCTAGAACAGTCTGAATTCATTCCAGTGATGTTGAACCTTTGCTATATTTTGTTATATCACTTCTACAGTGCCATAGATAGATATACAACTGTAATCCTAAAGAACTTTTCATGCTATATACAATATCTCCCTTATCATGTGAtacaaattgaaaaattgaaattaGTGTAAAATCGAAGTTTGATCAACTTTCCCCATGTTTGGAAATTGCAGTGCATCTTTTATCATTTACTATTGGCTAAGATCGTCAATAAAATTACTCATAAAATTTAAGAACAAATGAATAAAAGAAGTAGAGTAATTAAATAGTTGTGAGAAATAAGGCACTTTTTATTATGTTCATATCTTGGCCGCATTTAACATCGAGAAGGTGTTCTAATTTTtggatattaaaatattttatattttgtatttggGCAATACTTTTTAGGGGGAGATTGTATTTGAAattgtaaaatatatttaatatgggTGGCACATTGGGGTGGTATGAGTTCATTAGAtgaatgcatttaatatttttggttaattgtaaaatgtatttaatGTTGTACAAACATTTGATGCTTGAGACACATGTTGTGAGCCAACTTGGTTTGAGGAAGCAAAGACACTTCTATGGATATGTTTGAGCATTTAATTATTTGTGCATTGTGTGCAATGATTATCTTTGCTTAGAGCATTAGGTAATGGTAGCAAAGTTGGTTAGGAAGCTTCTAGTAGTGTTTCTCTTGCTTGTTACTGAATGTATTTAATATTTTTGGTTAAAATGTATTCAATGTTGTACAAATATTTAATGCTTGAGGCACATGCTACGAGCCAACTTGGTTTGAGGAAGCAAAAGCACTTCTATTGATATGTTTGAGAATTTAATTATTTGTGCA from Cryptomeria japonica chromosome 3, Sugi_1.0, whole genome shotgun sequence harbors:
- the LOC131029374 gene encoding uncharacterized protein LOC131029374, which codes for MEFNWNNPSKQEEIEKLIQEQSIPSSMAFDSNWYNPGIQLDNIFPELVYANRINQETFADKINQVQNCHTWGWLNENKQEMFADKINQVQNCHTWGSTYLDGGQNFHNLNTHGNNQLQESYFQKGLFNRDSDPNPISDMTRLHVEAFSNQNIQDISHHSGRGHNVESFRKPTFQFPQYTDSTLPSVTWPEVQPFSHKSIQSQPCPQPSGSGLDMEDFSRTSSTWTKVETFSINGIPYQHCPDISSAGGNMEALSNITTQAQKFQDISRSSGGVPDMEPCSNTTIPFQQCPHIAHSSGGVPDMEPCSNNTIPFQQCPHIAHSSGEAPDMQLFFNSRFQTQSSVSSGTTNLDPNQQCLDIERNASIRSKENNKPAMESSKPKQSRIRWSLNETNDLVEYRTEIDEMFKCGKWSQEHLWDKIASKLNSKYTFRHNGLRGKACFKKWSKLLQEVKRLKKEGQTMEGYMKGVECFDGNSNHNPNELAWILEETLNLVLCRKEMDAKFKIFKDNYAGLWEEISRRLKFNQNCDKTPSSCSEKWDRILEEYSASKSKGEPIQGYLRIVETILEKDRSVIINFGTANRKVFIYETATTESIKQAIKWTFGLETSFWLEDEEGIVQPVHSGMPLNKVYSICLSRRPWN